The Ignavibacteriales bacterium DNA segment CTGAAGGAAGGGGCGGACTTTCTCAAGTGATTTTATTACTTTTTCATTTAAGGATATATCAACCATAATGGTCATCTTTTAATCTTCATCATCAAGAATAATTTCTACTTTTTGCTGTGGTTTTGAATTGCGCAGATTTACCTGCTCAATCAGGTTATCGGCAATCTGAATCATGATAGTTGCGTGTTCGGAATCAGGAATATCATAAACAATCGGTACGCCTTTGTCTCCGCCGATTCTTACACGCGGGTCAATCGGAATACCGCCGATAAACGGAGCCGAAAGTTCATCTGCTAATTTTGAACCCCCTCCGGTTCCGAAAATATCATATTTTATATTAGTATCAGGAGCAATAAAATAACTCATATTTTCAACCACTCCCAGAATAGGAACATTAACCCGTTCAAACATTTTTAATGCTTTTCTTGCATCAATTAATGAAACTTCCTGGGGGGTAGTAACTATCACCGCTCCGGTAAGCGGAATGGTTTGAACAAGTGTCAACTGAATATCGCCGGTGCCGGGAGGCATATCAAATAATAAATAATCAAGCTCGCCCCAATCAACATCAGACATAAATTGTTTTACGGCACCGCTTGCCATTGGTCCACGCCAGATGACAGGAGCGTTATCCTCAATAAGTAATCCAATAGAAATAAGTTTAATACCATAGCTTTCAAGCGGAAGCATCTTCATTGTTGTTTTACTTTGATAGACTTGCGGTTTGCCCTTTATTCCAAGCATCATTGGAATGCTTGGACCATAAACGTCTGCATCAATCAATCCTACTTTAGCTCCTTGTTTAGCTAATGCTACTGCTAAGTTTACAGCAACTGTACTTTTACCGACCCCTCCTTTACCGCTTGCAACAGCGATGGTGTTCTTAACTCCCGGAAGAATTGCATCTTTCTTCGGGTCAGTGTGTGCCGTTACATTAATAGTTTTTGATACGAGTTTTAGTTCTATTGATTTGAGAGAAGGAAAATCTTTTAAGATTAAATCTGAAAAGTGTGAAATAAGCTTTTTGTCTATTTGTGCTTGTGGAAGCGGTACAACAATTTCCGCAGTAAGACTGCTTCCGTTTTGTTCAATGGTTTTAATTGAATTAAGTGTTAAAAGATTTTTATTGATTATCTGATTGTCAGATTTCTTAAGTGTATTTAGCAAAGTTGATTTAGTTATTTCTATCATTATTTAATATATCCTTGTTATGGTGTATTTATCTGTAAAATATTTAAAACATTATCTTATTGTTTTAGAAAAATTTCCGGATGACTTCATTGCATTATTCATAAGCCACTCTTGAGAGTTTATTTTTTTTGAACCGTCTTTGGCTTTAACGAATTTGTAAGTCATATCAGAATAAAGTTCCCTTGCCTTAATATTATCTTTAGAATAAATTTTTAAAACGTTATTTCTAATTTCTTCTTTCAGACTTACACTCTCTATCGGGAAAATAATTTCCACTCTTCGATCAAGATTTCTTTGCATTAGGTCTGCGCTGCTGAGGTAGAATTCTTCATTTCCATTATTATAAAAATACAGGACCCGGCTATGCTCAAGAAATCTTCCAACTATACTTCGCACAGTAATATTTTCGCTTAAATCTTTAATTCCGGGCACAAGACAGCAAATCCCTCTCATTATCAATTCTATTTTGACACCGTTATTAGAAGCTTCGTAGAGGGCGCTGATCATCATAGGATCAACTAACGAATTCATCTTCATTATTATTTTGCCTTCCGATCCGGCTTTCACATTTTCTATTTCTTTTAGAATAAGATACAGAACTTTTTCGCGCATATTTATTGGTGCCACAAAAAGTTTTTTAAATTCAGATTGTTTGGAGTATCCGGTAAGGTAGTTGAATATTTCGGAAACATCGGTGCAAATATCTTCGTCGCAAGTAAAAAATCCTAAATCAGTATAAAGTTTTGCAGTGCCTGCGTTATAATTGCCTGTTGAAAGATGCACATATCTTTTTACGCCGTCAAATTCTTTACGCACGATCAAGGTCATTTTTGCGTGCGTTTTTAATCCAACTAAACCATAAACAACATGTACACCAACCTTTTCAAGTTCTTTTGCCCAGTAGATATTGTTTTCTTCATCGAATCGGGCTTTCAGTTCGACAAGAACTGCGACTTGTTTTCCACGCTCAGCAGCTTCAATTAATGATCTGACAATGGGGGAGTCAGAACCGACACGGTAAAGAGTTTGTTTAATTGCCTGCACGTCAGGATCAGCCGCCGCTTTTTTTATCAGATCAATTACGCTTGAGAAAGAATCAAAAGGATGATGAATTAGAATATCTTTTTTGCGCATTGTTGTAAAAATATCTTCTTCATCTTCAAAATCTTTTGGTGTAACAGGGTAAAAAGGTTTTTCCTTT contains these protein-coding regions:
- a CDS encoding Mrp/NBP35 family ATP-binding protein; the protein is MIEITKSTLLNTLKKSDNQIINKNLLTLNSIKTIEQNGSSLTAEIVVPLPQAQIDKKLISHFSDLILKDFPSLKSIELKLVSKTINVTAHTDPKKDAILPGVKNTIAVASGKGGVGKSTVAVNLAVALAKQGAKVGLIDADVYGPSIPMMLGIKGKPQVYQSKTTMKMLPLESYGIKLISIGLLIEDNAPVIWRGPMASGAVKQFMSDVDWGELDYLLFDMPPGTGDIQLTLVQTIPLTGAVIVTTPQEVSLIDARKALKMFERVNVPILGVVENMSYFIAPDTNIKYDIFGTGGGSKLADELSAPFIGGIPIDPRVRIGGDKGVPIVYDIPDSEHATIMIQIADNLIEQVNLRNSKPQQKVEIILDDED
- the ppk1 gene encoding polyphosphate kinase 1: MSTKDLLKKYNNPANFFNRDLSWVEFNRRVLDEALNPELPLLEKIKFLSIFSTNLDEFYMIRVAGIKEQIAAGVAEPSIDGLTPIVQLQKIEKTLKPMIKEIHRLWAEEIVPTLKNYGVSVLRYNDLNEKEKAILTDYFTKEIYPVLTPLAFDPGRPFPYISNLSLNLAILVKMPNGENHFARVKVPSILPRLMQIDKIIDPQKKIQVNGKCSARFIWLGDLIKANLKFLFPGTEILEAHKFRITRDTDIELQEDEADDLLSVIEENIKQRRFGSVVRLEVEGQMPEFMLDTLIENLEIKREDVQVVNGPLGMSDVMSLYNLPLHQLKEKPFYPVTPKDFEDEEDIFTTMRKKDILIHHPFDSFSSVIDLIKKAAADPDVQAIKQTLYRVGSDSPIVRSLIEAAERGKQVAVLVELKARFDEENNIYWAKELEKVGVHVVYGLVGLKTHAKMTLIVRKEFDGVKRYVHLSTGNYNAGTAKLYTDLGFFTCDEDICTDVSEIFNYLTGYSKQSEFKKLFVAPINMREKVLYLILKEIENVKAGSEGKIIMKMNSLVDPMMISALYEASNNGVKIELIMRGICCLVPGIKDLSENITVRSIVGRFLEHSRVLYFYNNGNEEFYLSSADLMQRNLDRRVEIIFPIESVSLKEEIRNNVLKIYSKDNIKARELYSDMTYKFVKAKDGSKKINSQEWLMNNAMKSSGNFSKTIR